From Hermetia illucens chromosome 6, iHerIll2.2.curated.20191125, whole genome shotgun sequence, one genomic window encodes:
- the LOC119658932 gene encoding NADH-ubiquinone oxidoreductase 49 kDa subunit, translating to MSFLLSLIRFSSRIIPRNSLYFNQFQKFGSHKWWPDPEFISASAGAVMYPDPKTCRWKPPPYNGKIRPMEDRKIIFKDINFGPQHPAAHGVLRLVLTLDGETVERAEPIIGHLHRATEKQIEYRTYTQAVPYFSRLDYVSVHSQEECFALAVEKLLNIEIPLRAKYIRMLYAEIDRLSNHLLNVGTLGLDIGAITPFFWLFEERERLWEFSERVCGSRMHAAYVRPGGVAFDLPLGLMDDIYEYIEKFGGVLDEVEDVFTENRIFKMRTVDIGIISAHEAIDYGFSGVMLRASGVKWDLRKTQPYEAYECVDFDIPIGTKGDCYDRYLCRILEMRQCIEIIRQCLNQMPPGEIKTDDWKVCPPKRAEMKTSMEALIHHFKYYSQGYLVPPGCTYTAIEAPKGELGVYLVSNGSSRPYRCHIRSPGFAHLAAMNKLSKKHFLADVCAIINTLDVVFGEVDR from the coding sequence ATGTCGTTTTTACTATCCCTTATTCGATTTTCAAGCAGGATAATTCCCAGAAATAGTCTTTACTttaatcaatttcaaaaattcgGAAGCCACAAGTGGTGGCCGGACCCAGAATTTATCAGTGCTTCAGCTGGAGCGGTAATGTATCCCGacccaaaaacttgccgatggAAGCCTCCTCCCTATAATGGAAAGATACGTCCAATGGAAGATCGCAAGATTATTTTTAAGGACATCAACTTTGGACCGCAGCATCCTGCCGCTCATGGAGTACTTCGACTGGTTCTCACACTAGACGGCGAAACAGTAGAAAGGGCTGAGCCGATTATTGGACACTTACATCGAGCAACTGAAAAGCAAATTGAATACAGGACCTACACGCAGGCGGTACCTTATTTCAGTCGATTGGATTATGTGTCAGTGCACTCTCAAGAGGAGTGTTTTGCATTGGCAGTTGAGAAACTTTTGAACATCGAAATCCCTTTGAGAGCGAAGTATATAAGGATGCTTTACGCTGAGATCGATAGACTTTCCAATCACTTGTTGAATGTTGGTACTTTGGGCCTAGATATTGGAGCAATTACTCCATTCTTTTGGCTGTTTGAAGAGCGAGAGAGGCTTTGGGAGTTTTCAGAGCGAGTGTGTGGTTCAAGAATGCATGCAGCTTACGTTCGGCCGGGGGGTGTGGCGTTCGATCTTCCTCTCGGTCTAATGGATGATATCTATGAgtatattgaaaaatttgggGGTGTTCTGGATGAAGTTGAAGATGTGTTTACTGAAAATCGCATTTTCAAAATGCGAACCGTTGATATTGGGATTATCAGTGCTCACGAAGCCATCGACTATGGTTTTAGTGGGGTAATGCTAAGAGCATCTGGAGTCAAATGGGATCTAAGGAAAACGCAACCTTACGAAGCCTACGAATGTGTAGATTTTGATATCCCGATCGGTACTAAAGGTGATTGCTATGATCGTTATTTATGTCGAATATTGGAAATGAGGCAATGTATAGAAATTATTCGTCAATGTCTGAATCAGATGCCTCCTGGCGAAATTAAAACTGATGATTGGAAAGTTTGTCCACCGAAACGGGCCGAAATGAAGACTTCAATGGAGGCACTTATCCATCACTTTAAGTACTACTCACAAGGTTACTTGGTACCACCGGGATGCACCTACACCGCGATTGAAGCACCTAAAGGTGAGTTGGGAGTTTATTTGGTGTCAAATGGCTCTTCCCGCCCCTATCGATGTCATATTCGATCCCCTGGATTCGCCCATTTAGCGGCTATGAACAAACTTTCAAAGAAGCATTTTTTAGCGGATGTTTGCGCTATAATAAACACTCTGGATGTCGTCTTTGGAGAAGTAGACCGCTAA